In Paenibacillus sp. BIC5C1, a genomic segment contains:
- the ymfI gene encoding elongation factor P 5-aminopentanone reductase, which produces MERGTGQLKPIGEMTVLVTGASGGIGAAIAERFAKVGMNVVIHYMKSHEAANEAARRCMEQGSGKVMTVSADLRSREQIERMREKLESHGLMPDILVNNAGISHYGMLSDVTEEIWDEVMAINLKGTFLCTQEMMPHMISQRYGRIINVSSIWGLSGASCEVLYSTTKGGVNAFTKALAKELAPSGVTVNAVAPGAVQTSMLNHLDQDELKMLEEEIPAGRLAQPDEISSLVYFLALPESGYINGQIISPNGGWLT; this is translated from the coding sequence ATGGAGAGGGGAACAGGACAATTGAAGCCAATTGGAGAAATGACGGTACTTGTAACAGGCGCGAGCGGAGGCATTGGAGCAGCTATCGCAGAGCGTTTTGCCAAGGTGGGTATGAATGTAGTGATTCACTATATGAAATCGCATGAAGCAGCTAATGAAGCGGCGAGAAGGTGCATGGAACAAGGCAGTGGTAAAGTCATGACGGTGTCTGCTGATCTACGCAGTCGGGAGCAAATTGAACGTATGCGTGAGAAGCTGGAATCCCATGGGCTGATGCCGGATATTCTGGTGAATAATGCAGGGATATCTCATTATGGAATGCTGTCCGATGTTACGGAAGAAATCTGGGATGAAGTGATGGCGATCAATCTGAAAGGCACGTTCTTATGTACACAGGAAATGATGCCTCACATGATCTCCCAAAGATATGGTCGAATTATTAACGTGTCGTCTATTTGGGGACTGTCGGGTGCCTCTTGTGAGGTGTTGTATTCTACAACCAAAGGCGGTGTAAATGCATTCACCAAAGCTCTTGCCAAAGAGTTGGCTCCATCTGGCGTAACGGTGAATGCTGTAGCTCCCGGTGCAGTTCAAACATCCATGTTGAACCATCTGGACCAGGATGAACTAAAAATGCTGGAAGAGGAAATTCCGGCAGGAAGACTTGCCCAGCCAGATGAAATCTCATCACTGGTCTACTTCCTTGCGCTTCCCGAGTCTGGATACATTAATGGGCAGATTATAAGTCCAAATGGTGGCTGGCTCACGTAA
- the yfmH gene encoding EF-P 5-aminopentanol modification-associated protein YfmH, whose translation MESITYDRLQETLYYEVMDNGLHVYILPKPGFQKTYATFATKYGSVDNHFKVEGEEEVKVPDGIAHFLEHKMFEEPTGDIFATFASHGASANAFTSFDQTVYLFSATEYVNENIQTLVDFVQNPYFTDQNVEKEKGIIAQEINMYADNPDWRVYFGLIEAMYQKHPVHIDIAGTVESIGTITKETLYTCYNSFYHPSNMLLFVVGGVDPQEVIDMVRSNQAKKNYKPQGKIERIFEPEPKQVGEARRESKLAVSLPKCLFGFKETEVGLTGEELLRRDMTTKLMMDLLFGSSTPLFQKLYDEDLISDSFGHEYNSSPQYAFSAIGGDTKDPDQLLARIREEVDAIVEKGFDATDFERARKKKIGGYLRMLNSPENIANEFTRQQFRGGDFFNMLPLYESLTLEEVNRRLKEHIRWDQLAISLVVSP comes from the coding sequence AAAGCATAACATACGATCGTTTGCAGGAAACGCTGTATTACGAAGTGATGGATAACGGGCTGCATGTTTATATTTTGCCTAAACCGGGTTTCCAGAAAACATATGCCACATTTGCAACCAAATACGGTTCGGTGGACAATCATTTTAAGGTCGAAGGAGAAGAGGAAGTGAAGGTCCCGGACGGAATTGCTCACTTTCTGGAACACAAAATGTTTGAAGAACCAACAGGGGATATTTTTGCTACATTTGCTTCTCATGGAGCTTCTGCCAATGCTTTTACCAGTTTCGATCAGACGGTTTATTTGTTTTCGGCAACGGAATATGTCAATGAAAATATACAAACATTAGTTGATTTTGTGCAAAATCCTTACTTCACCGATCAGAATGTGGAAAAGGAAAAAGGGATCATCGCACAGGAAATTAATATGTATGCCGATAATCCGGATTGGCGCGTTTATTTTGGCCTGATCGAGGCAATGTATCAGAAACATCCTGTGCATATTGATATCGCCGGAACCGTTGAATCCATTGGTACCATAACCAAAGAAACGTTGTACACATGTTACAACTCTTTTTATCATCCAAGCAATATGCTTCTGTTTGTCGTGGGTGGAGTAGACCCGCAGGAAGTGATCGATATGGTTCGTTCGAACCAGGCGAAGAAAAATTACAAACCTCAAGGTAAAATCGAGCGGATTTTTGAACCGGAACCTAAGCAAGTGGGTGAAGCCAGACGTGAATCCAAATTGGCCGTTTCCCTGCCTAAATGTTTGTTTGGTTTTAAGGAAACCGAAGTGGGACTTACTGGAGAAGAGCTGCTCCGCCGGGATATGACAACTAAACTAATGATGGATCTGTTATTTGGTTCCAGTACCCCGCTATTTCAAAAGTTATATGATGAAGACCTGATTTCGGACAGCTTTGGGCATGAATATAACAGTTCGCCGCAATATGCTTTTTCTGCTATTGGCGGGGATACCAAAGACCCGGATCAACTGCTTGCGCGTATCCGTGAAGAAGTCGATGCTATTGTGGAAAAGGGATTTGATGCAACCGACTTTGAGCGCGCACGCAAAAAGAAAATAGGTGGATATTTGCGTATGCTCAATTCACCAGAAAACATTGCAAATGAATTCACGCGTCAGCAATTCCGTGGTGGTGATTTTTTCAACATGCTCCCGTTGTATGAATCGCTTACACTGGAAGAGGTAAACCGCAGATTGAAAGAGCATATTCGTTGGGATCAACTGGCGATATCGCTTGTCGTGAGTCCTTAA
- a CDS encoding DUF3243 domain-containing protein: MSTEKTVLSSFDTWKKFLGDRVLQAEKMGMSEDTINKLAYEIGDFLDEKVDPANHSNRALKELWDVGDADERRTIACLMVKLAKQNA; the protein is encoded by the coding sequence ATGTCAACAGAAAAAACAGTGCTCTCAAGTTTTGACACATGGAAGAAGTTTTTGGGTGACCGCGTGCTGCAAGCAGAGAAGATGGGGATGAGTGAAGATACCATCAACAAACTTGCATACGAAATCGGTGACTTCCTGGATGAGAAAGTCGATCCGGCGAACCATTCCAACCGGGCATTGAAAGAATTATGGGATGTCGGCGATGCAGATGAGCGTCGTACGATCGCGTGCCTGATGGTCAAATTGGCCAAACAAAACGCATAA
- a CDS encoding DUF3388 domain-containing protein: MESKQWYMEYKIHKNRPGLLGDIASMLGMLEVNILTINGVEGKTRGMLLESDDDEKIRLLGEMLGKVNSITVSALRQPKLVDILAVRHGRYIDRDSDDRKTFRFTRDELGLLVDFLGEVFKREGNQVIGLRGMPRVGKTESIIAGSVCAMKRWTFVSSTLLRQTIRSQMSEDELNPNNVFIIDGIVSTIRSSERHYNLLQDIMTMPSTKVIEHPDIFVQESEYDFNDFDIIIELRNNPNEEIIYDTFTASYTDEL; this comes from the coding sequence ATGGAATCTAAACAATGGTATATGGAGTATAAAATACATAAGAACAGACCCGGTCTGTTAGGGGATATTGCCTCTATGCTGGGGATGCTTGAAGTAAATATATTGACCATCAACGGTGTTGAAGGCAAAACCCGGGGGATGCTGCTGGAATCGGACGATGATGAGAAGATTCGTCTGCTGGGTGAAATGCTTGGCAAAGTAAACAGCATAACGGTGTCTGCTTTGCGTCAACCGAAACTGGTCGATATTCTGGCTGTGCGTCATGGTCGTTATATTGATCGTGATTCGGACGATCGCAAAACATTTCGTTTTACGCGGGACGAACTTGGGTTACTTGTGGACTTTTTGGGTGAAGTATTTAAGAGGGAAGGCAATCAAGTCATTGGTTTGCGTGGAATGCCGCGTGTAGGTAAAACGGAATCCATTATTGCAGGTAGCGTATGTGCGATGAAGCGCTGGACGTTTGTTTCCTCCACACTTCTTCGTCAGACCATAAGAAGCCAGATGTCCGAGGACGAATTGAATCCAAACAATGTGTTTATCATTGACGGAATTGTCAGTACGATTCGTTCAAGCGAACGGCATTATAATTTGTTACAGGACATCATGACGATGCCAAGCACCAAGGTTATTGAACATCCGGATATTTTTGTGCAGGAGTCTGAATATGATTTTAATGATTTTGACATTATTATTGAACTGCGCAACAATCCGAATGAAGAAATTATTTATGATACGTTTACGGCCAGCTACACCGACGAACTGTAA